Proteins encoded in a region of the Candidatus Polarisedimenticolaceae bacterium genome:
- a CDS encoding DmsE family decaheme c-type cytochrome has product MHRGMKRYRRGTVALILGAVVGLAGRANAEEPPVCATCHADLYEGMAKVKHGNGEDARTPFGSGRACEACHGDASRHAEDPASAKPAVLFGRGRNVDAQNAACMNCHQGGNQMHWVGSAHDRSKVACADCHDPHAAKDQVLVKETQAGVCSNCHKDVRADLFRTSTHPLRSGTMTCSNCHNPHGSIAEAQLVKNTVNETCAQCHADKRGPFLWEHPPARENCAECHNPHGSNNPPLLRARGPYLCQQCHANPNHPSTLYSGNNLPGAPSGTSFDKMLGSSCLNCHPKVHGSNHPSGARFTR; this is encoded by the coding sequence ATGCATCGAGGGATGAAACGGTACCGCCGCGGGACGGTCGCGCTGATCCTCGGGGCGGTCGTCGGACTCGCCGGACGGGCGAACGCCGAGGAGCCGCCGGTTTGCGCGACGTGCCACGCCGACCTCTACGAGGGCATGGCGAAGGTGAAGCACGGGAACGGCGAGGACGCACGCACGCCGTTCGGCAGCGGCCGGGCCTGCGAGGCGTGCCACGGCGACGCCTCCAGGCACGCGGAGGATCCCGCGTCGGCCAAGCCGGCCGTGCTCTTCGGCAGGGGGCGGAACGTCGACGCCCAGAACGCGGCCTGCATGAACTGCCACCAGGGCGGGAACCAGATGCATTGGGTGGGCAGCGCCCACGACCGCTCGAAGGTCGCCTGCGCCGACTGTCACGATCCCCACGCGGCGAAGGACCAGGTGCTCGTCAAGGAGACCCAGGCGGGCGTCTGCTCGAACTGCCACAAGGACGTCCGCGCCGACCTGTTCCGCACCTCGACGCACCCGCTGCGCAGCGGGACGATGACGTGCTCGAACTGCCACAACCCGCACGGCTCGATCGCCGAAGCGCAGCTCGTGAAGAACACCGTGAACGAGACCTGCGCGCAGTGTCACGCCGACAAGCGCGGCCCGTTCCTCTGGGAACACCCGCCGGCGCGCGAGAACTGCGCCGAGTGCCACAACCCGCACGGGTCGAACAATCCGCCGCTGCTCCGCGCGCGCGGCCCGTACCTCTGCCAGCAGTGCCACGCCAACCCCAACCACCCCTCCACGCTCTACAGCGGCAACAACCTTCCCGGCGCTCCGTCCGGGACGAGCTTCGACAAGATGCTCGGATCCAGCTGCCTGAACTGCCATCCGAAGGTCCATGGCTCCAACCATCCTTCCGGTGCGCGGTTCACCCGCTGA
- a CDS encoding MtrB/PioB family outer membrane beta-barrel protein: MSTNTKILGAPVLVLALGWAVASAEPLQQVPLYPDADMTRYSGNNVELGAVYTTDDAYKFGEYTGLTDEGAYALLNLFWGGKLGGRNAWSVAATNLGLDSRSVGARFGAQGVWFVDADFLQLNRAQWSDARFIHDGLGGPVLTLPAAFPGLPGQPPTSAASIDPYLKTFAIEQGRDVLRFGGGWHFAKAWVAELGWQQLRRDGNRIIGAVIGNSGGNPRAVLVPYEIDDGTSSAEAIVRYRGEKWQANFLYTRSDYASDSNTLQWANPYNTISGWSAAAGFEAGGQGLLELYPDNAYEHWQATGGFNFNRNHRITGTVAFSTLTQNDAFRPYSVNPDLYPTPATALPRTSLDGEIQHALYDVAYVGKFAKNITIRASVHASEHDNNTPTAQYLYIGGDSLIQDASPVGSSRARVNVALGGSETRWRLGADWAFAPRWLVRGEYETKKVEYEPAEGELRAETTTDRFDLEVRRTMSEFFTGSVRYSVSERTGSDHDNARPFAEGYEPTYVAATLYDNLPTLRQYYVSDYDREQVRVMGTITPSDKIAIQLYFDRYALDHGGPDCGGPNDQVLLGVVPAYTFPSQCQGRTAADGESWTADIQWTPVKSWSAYAFYTNSEYVNDQAGRQYSGNPAATAKYPQSTSTNRNWFVNLDYTDKTLGVGLGFHPEGARFDGGVQYVGNDGRGATTQVVDANWTVAAPDVPALAAPTPVPDTVARLQSWQAFGRWKLGAAFALRINYWYERLDQKDWAYDNATPTSSNNVILNGQATPNYSNNAVAVSLAWTR, encoded by the coding sequence ATGTCGACCAACACGAAGATCCTCGGCGCCCCGGTCCTCGTGCTCGCGCTCGGCTGGGCCGTCGCGTCGGCCGAACCCCTGCAGCAGGTCCCGCTGTATCCCGATGCGGACATGACCCGGTACTCCGGGAACAACGTCGAGCTCGGCGCCGTGTACACCACCGACGATGCGTACAAGTTCGGCGAATACACCGGCCTCACCGACGAGGGCGCCTACGCGCTCCTGAACCTCTTCTGGGGCGGGAAGCTCGGCGGCCGCAACGCGTGGTCGGTAGCCGCGACGAATCTCGGACTCGATTCGCGAAGCGTCGGCGCGCGGTTCGGCGCCCAGGGAGTCTGGTTCGTCGACGCCGATTTCCTCCAGCTCAACCGCGCGCAGTGGAGCGACGCGCGGTTCATTCACGACGGGCTCGGGGGCCCGGTGCTGACGCTCCCCGCGGCCTTCCCCGGCCTTCCCGGGCAGCCCCCGACCAGCGCCGCGTCGATCGACCCGTACCTCAAGACCTTCGCCATCGAGCAGGGACGCGACGTCCTGCGCTTCGGCGGTGGCTGGCACTTCGCCAAGGCCTGGGTCGCCGAGCTGGGCTGGCAGCAGCTCCGCCGCGACGGCAATCGCATCATCGGCGCCGTGATCGGCAACTCCGGCGGCAACCCGCGCGCCGTGCTGGTCCCGTACGAGATCGACGACGGCACGTCGAGCGCCGAGGCGATCGTCCGCTACCGGGGCGAGAAGTGGCAGGCGAACTTCCTCTACACGAGGTCGGACTACGCGTCCGACTCGAACACGCTGCAGTGGGCCAACCCGTACAACACCATCTCCGGCTGGAGCGCCGCCGCAGGATTCGAGGCGGGCGGTCAGGGGTTGCTCGAGCTGTATCCCGACAACGCGTACGAGCACTGGCAGGCGACCGGCGGGTTCAACTTCAACCGGAACCACCGGATCACCGGCACCGTCGCGTTCTCCACGCTCACCCAGAACGACGCGTTCCGGCCGTACAGCGTCAACCCGGATCTGTATCCCACGCCGGCGACGGCGCTTCCGCGCACCTCGCTCGACGGGGAGATCCAGCACGCCCTCTACGACGTCGCCTACGTCGGCAAGTTCGCGAAGAACATCACGATCCGCGCGAGCGTGCACGCGAGCGAACACGACAACAACACGCCGACGGCGCAGTACCTCTACATCGGCGGCGACTCGCTGATCCAGGATGCGAGCCCGGTCGGCTCGAGCCGCGCGCGCGTCAACGTGGCGCTCGGAGGCTCGGAGACCCGCTGGCGCCTCGGCGCCGACTGGGCGTTCGCGCCCCGGTGGCTCGTCCGCGGCGAATACGAGACCAAGAAGGTCGAGTACGAGCCGGCGGAGGGGGAGCTGCGCGCGGAGACCACGACCGACCGCTTCGATCTCGAGGTGCGCCGGACCATGTCCGAGTTCTTCACGGGGTCGGTCCGCTACTCCGTCTCGGAGCGGACGGGTTCGGACCACGACAACGCCCGGCCGTTCGCCGAAGGGTACGAGCCGACGTATGTCGCCGCGACCCTCTACGACAACCTCCCGACGCTTCGGCAGTATTACGTGAGCGACTACGATCGCGAGCAGGTCCGCGTGATGGGGACGATCACCCCCTCGGACAAGATCGCAATCCAGCTCTACTTCGATCGCTACGCGCTCGACCATGGGGGGCCGGACTGTGGCGGCCCGAACGACCAGGTCCTTCTGGGCGTCGTGCCCGCGTACACGTTCCCGTCGCAATGCCAGGGGCGCACGGCCGCGGACGGCGAGTCGTGGACCGCCGACATCCAGTGGACGCCGGTGAAGTCGTGGTCGGCGTATGCGTTCTACACGAACTCCGAATACGTGAACGACCAGGCCGGTCGGCAGTATTCGGGGAATCCGGCCGCGACCGCGAAGTATCCCCAGAGCACGAGCACGAACCGCAACTGGTTCGTGAATCTCGACTACACCGACAAGACCCTGGGCGTGGGCCTGGGATTCCATCCGGAGGGGGCGAGGTTCGACGGCGGCGTCCAGTACGTCGGCAACGACGGCCGCGGCGCCACGACGCAGGTCGTGGACGCGAACTGGACCGTCGCGGCCCCCGATGTTCCGGCCCTCGCGGCGCCGACGCCCGTGCCCGATACGGTCGCCAGGTTGCAGTCGTGGCAGGCGTTCGGCCGGTGGAAGCTCGGCGCGGCCTTCGCCCTGCGGATCAACTACTGGTACGAGAGGCTCGACCAGAAGGACTGGGCGTACGACAACGCGACCCCGACCTCGTCCAACAACGTGATCCTCAACGGCCAGGCGACCCCGAACTACTCGAACAACGCCGTCGCCGTTTCCCTCGCCTGGACGAGATAG
- a CDS encoding transposase, giving the protein MPRKPRLSLPGVHFHALNRAVRRERLFHEARDYDRFADLLRQASRRIPVSIVAWCVMPNHAHLVLRPDAHGALSKFMHWVFSVHAQLHRERRGTSGHVWQGRFKSFPAQPDRHLLSVIRYVERNPVRARLVASAEEWPWSSIREREGLPGWHGLIVAAPVALPQRWIEYVNAEQAPEELAKLRQSSEKGAPFGEASWARGTAERLGLESTLRPRGRPRGPGSRRGLSVNLKEKGA; this is encoded by the coding sequence GTGCCCAGGAAACCCCGACTGTCCTTGCCGGGCGTCCACTTTCATGCGCTCAATCGGGCCGTCCGTCGCGAGCGCCTGTTCCACGAAGCACGCGACTACGACCGTTTCGCGGACCTGCTGCGGCAGGCTTCGAGGCGAATTCCAGTCTCGATCGTCGCGTGGTGCGTCATGCCCAACCACGCGCACCTCGTCCTGAGACCCGACGCGCACGGCGCACTGTCGAAGTTCATGCACTGGGTGTTCTCGGTCCACGCTCAATTGCATCGAGAGAGGCGCGGGACGTCCGGCCACGTGTGGCAGGGTCGATTCAAGTCCTTCCCGGCGCAGCCGGATCGCCATCTCCTCAGTGTGATCCGATACGTCGAGCGGAATCCGGTGCGGGCGCGTCTCGTGGCGAGCGCGGAGGAATGGCCGTGGTCCAGCATCCGAGAACGCGAAGGGCTCCCGGGATGGCACGGGCTCATCGTCGCCGCACCGGTGGCGCTGCCGCAGCGCTGGATCGAGTACGTCAACGCGGAGCAGGCGCCGGAGGAGCTCGCCAAGCTGCGGCAGTCGTCCGAGAAGGGAGCGCCGTTCGGCGAAGCGAGTTGGGCTCGCGGGACGGCGGAACGACTCGGGCTCGAGTCGACGCTTCGACCGAGGGGTAGACCACGAGGCCCCGGCTCGCGCCGAGGCCTCTCCGTGAATTTGAAAGAAAAAGGGGCCTGA
- a CDS encoding porin: MIARRFILAGAAFLACSAPAFAQLQIESKDGKASMKLGFLLQAQGEALEMPDGEGTSQNLFLRRFRILFGGKVAEKWLFFFETDSPNIGKTDPDTEANPTGAKGSSDVYIQDAFLTYDHADAFKVDAGMMLFPLSHNHIQSAATLLPVDYGPYSFLESTAAGERVGRDYGVQVRGYPFGKKLEYRLGVFQGVRGPGAQNAFRTSGRLVWYPFEAETGFFYGGTYHGTKKILAIGASYDVQKDYALYGADVFWDWPIAGGQQGITIQADYTSIDGGTFMTSLAKQTAGLVELGYHFGKGRFSPFVQYAARDFDDAATADQDVAGVGFAWWMKGHQRSLKASAARISTDGLPDRNQFLIQLQLFQF, from the coding sequence GTGATCGCACGACGTTTCATCCTGGCGGGCGCCGCGTTCCTCGCGTGTTCGGCCCCCGCGTTCGCGCAGTTGCAGATCGAGAGCAAGGACGGCAAGGCGTCGATGAAACTGGGCTTCCTGCTCCAGGCCCAGGGAGAGGCGCTCGAGATGCCCGACGGCGAAGGGACCTCGCAGAACCTGTTCCTGCGCCGGTTCCGCATCCTGTTCGGCGGGAAGGTCGCGGAGAAGTGGCTGTTCTTCTTCGAGACCGACAGCCCGAACATCGGCAAGACCGATCCCGACACGGAGGCGAACCCCACCGGCGCCAAGGGGTCGAGCGACGTGTACATCCAGGACGCGTTCCTCACCTACGACCACGCCGACGCGTTCAAGGTCGACGCGGGGATGATGCTGTTCCCGCTGTCGCACAACCACATCCAGAGCGCGGCAACGCTGCTCCCGGTGGACTACGGCCCCTACTCGTTCCTGGAGAGCACCGCCGCCGGCGAGCGCGTCGGACGCGACTACGGCGTCCAGGTCCGCGGGTATCCGTTCGGCAAGAAGCTCGAGTACCGGCTGGGGGTCTTCCAGGGGGTCCGCGGCCCGGGGGCGCAGAACGCGTTCCGCACCAGCGGTCGGCTCGTGTGGTACCCGTTCGAGGCGGAGACCGGGTTCTTCTACGGCGGGACGTACCACGGCACGAAGAAGATCCTCGCGATCGGCGCATCCTACGACGTGCAGAAGGACTACGCGTTGTACGGCGCCGACGTGTTCTGGGACTGGCCGATCGCCGGCGGCCAGCAGGGCATCACGATCCAGGCCGACTACACGTCGATCGACGGCGGCACGTTCATGACGTCGCTGGCGAAGCAGACCGCCGGGCTCGTCGAGCTCGGGTATCACTTCGGCAAGGGGCGGTTCTCCCCGTTCGTGCAGTACGCGGCGCGCGATTTCGACGACGCGGCGACCGCCGACCAGGACGTCGCCGGCGTGGGCTTCGCGTGGTGGATGAAGGGGCACCAGCGCAGCCTGAAGGCCAGCGCGGCCCGGATCTCCACCGACGGACTCCCCGACCGCAACCAGTTCCTCATTCAACTCCAGCTGTTCCAGTTCTAG
- a CDS encoding sodium/solute symporter (Members of the Solute:Sodium Symporter (SSS), TC 2.A.21 as described in tcdb.org, catalyze solute:Na+ symport. Known solutes for members of the family include sugars, amino acids, nucleosides, inositols, vitamins, urea or anions, depending on the system.): protein METTLGTPTASAITFFLIIVALTLVITYWAAKRTRSTKDFYAAGRSVSAVQNGLALAGDYMSAASFLGIAGLVAMKGYDGMIYATGWLVGWPALMFLVAEPLRNLGKYTFADVVAFRLRQTPVRIASAIGGILTVLFYTIAQMVGSGNLIKLMFGIPYEFAVVIVGAVMLAYVLFGGMIATTWVQIIKAVLLLGGVTVLTLMVLAKFGFNPGTLYGAVSAKYGQAALEPGGLVTNPIDAVSLGLALMFGLLGLPHILMRFYTVPDAKAARVSVLYATGFIGYFYIIIPIVGFGAAALVGRDVIAAIDKGGNMAAPLLAEQLAGTPFLGFIAAVAFATILAVVAGLTLAGASALSHDIYVSVIKRGQASETEQVKVARWATVVFGIFAVMLGIVFKDQNVAFMVGLAFAIACSANFPSLLLSIVWRRFTTAGAVASILTGSILTVILITISPTVWVDIFKNKEALFGLKNPAIVSMTASFVVGILVSLLTKEDTASAKFDDEKLRTYLGIGAE from the coding sequence GTGGAAACCACTCTCGGAACCCCGACCGCCTCGGCGATCACGTTTTTTCTCATCATCGTCGCGTTGACGCTCGTCATCACCTACTGGGCGGCGAAACGCACGCGCTCGACCAAGGACTTCTACGCCGCGGGCCGCAGCGTGAGCGCCGTCCAGAACGGACTGGCGCTCGCGGGCGACTACATGAGCGCAGCCTCGTTCCTGGGAATCGCGGGCCTCGTCGCGATGAAGGGATACGACGGGATGATCTACGCGACCGGCTGGCTCGTCGGCTGGCCGGCGCTGATGTTCCTCGTCGCCGAGCCGCTGCGAAACCTGGGCAAGTACACCTTCGCGGACGTCGTCGCCTTCCGGCTCCGGCAGACGCCCGTGCGGATCGCGTCGGCGATCGGCGGCATCCTGACCGTGCTCTTCTACACGATCGCCCAGATGGTCGGGTCGGGGAACCTCATCAAGCTGATGTTCGGCATCCCCTACGAGTTCGCCGTCGTCATCGTGGGCGCGGTGATGCTGGCGTACGTCCTCTTCGGCGGCATGATCGCGACGACCTGGGTCCAGATCATCAAGGCGGTGCTGCTGCTCGGCGGCGTGACGGTCCTGACGCTGATGGTCCTCGCGAAGTTCGGCTTCAACCCCGGCACGCTCTACGGCGCGGTGTCGGCGAAGTACGGTCAGGCCGCGCTCGAGCCCGGCGGACTCGTGACGAATCCGATCGACGCGGTGTCGCTCGGGCTCGCCCTGATGTTCGGCCTGCTCGGGCTCCCGCACATCCTGATGCGCTTCTACACGGTGCCCGACGCGAAGGCCGCGCGCGTGTCGGTGCTCTACGCGACCGGCTTCATCGGTTACTTCTACATCATCATCCCGATCGTCGGTTTCGGCGCGGCGGCGCTCGTCGGTCGCGACGTCATCGCGGCGATCGACAAGGGCGGGAACATGGCGGCGCCGCTCCTGGCCGAGCAGCTCGCCGGAACCCCGTTCCTCGGGTTCATCGCGGCCGTCGCGTTCGCGACGATCCTCGCGGTGGTCGCCGGACTCACCCTGGCGGGCGCCTCGGCGCTGTCGCACGACATCTACGTCAGCGTGATCAAGCGCGGGCAGGCCAGCGAGACCGAGCAGGTCAAGGTCGCGCGCTGGGCGACCGTGGTCTTCGGCATCTTCGCGGTGATGCTCGGCATCGTGTTCAAGGACCAGAACGTCGCGTTCATGGTCGGCCTCGCGTTCGCCATCGCGTGCAGCGCGAACTTCCCCTCGCTGCTGCTCTCCATCGTGTGGAGACGGTTCACGACCGCCGGTGCCGTGGCCTCGATCCTGACCGGTTCGATCCTCACGGTCATCCTCATCACGATCAGCCCGACGGTGTGGGTGGACATCTTCAAGAACAAGGAAGCGCTGTTCGGGCTCAAGAACCCCGCGATCGTGTCGATGACGGCCTCGTTCGTCGTCGGCATCCTCGTGTCGCTCCTGACGAAGGAGGACACCGCATCGGCCAAGTTCGACGACGAGAAGTTGCGGACGTACCTCGGCATCGGCGCCGAGTAG
- a CDS encoding DUF485 domain-containing protein, translating into MKRSPREMLDSAEFKRMVSKRWAVSIVLTLALFIMYYGYILLIAWDKPFLARKLGESTTVGIPAGVGVILISWVLTAIYVVWANRRYDVEVRRLKDQVGE; encoded by the coding sequence ATGAAACGGTCGCCTCGCGAGATGCTCGATTCGGCGGAGTTCAAGCGCATGGTTTCCAAGCGCTGGGCCGTGTCGATCGTGCTGACGCTCGCGCTTTTCATCATGTATTACGGCTACATCCTGCTGATCGCGTGGGACAAGCCCTTCCTGGCGCGCAAGCTCGGCGAGTCCACCACCGTGGGCATCCCCGCCGGCGTCGGCGTCATCCTGATCTCCTGGGTCCTGACCGCGATCTACGTCGTGTGGGCGAACCGCCGGTACGACGTCGAGGTTCGGCGGCTCAAAGACCAGGTCGGCGAGTAG
- a CDS encoding 3'-5' exonuclease: MSGWLDRLLARLRGGGDLAVLWSVDLETTGLNPRADRIVSVGMVPIRDGVIRYGERYHSLVRQDGVATEESEGLRIHEILPGSAAAAPTEREVLAEVDRRLGEGALLAHHAPLDVAFLREAYRRHGRPWPRPKVVDTIDLLLEAHRRRHRFTPHPPPPRTGLADAREALGLPPHDHHDALADALAAAELFLALRLTIRT; encoded by the coding sequence TTGAGCGGCTGGCTTGATCGCCTGCTCGCCCGGCTCCGGGGGGGCGGCGACCTCGCCGTGCTCTGGTCGGTCGACCTCGAGACGACCGGTCTGAACCCGAGGGCGGACCGCATCGTCTCCGTGGGGATGGTGCCGATCCGCGACGGCGTGATCCGCTACGGCGAGCGGTACCACTCCCTCGTGCGGCAGGACGGCGTCGCCACGGAGGAGTCCGAAGGGTTGCGGATCCACGAGATCCTCCCCGGTTCGGCCGCCGCCGCGCCGACCGAGCGCGAGGTGCTCGCCGAAGTCGACCGGCGTCTGGGAGAGGGAGCGTTGCTCGCGCACCACGCGCCGCTGGACGTCGCGTTCCTTCGAGAGGCGTACCGGCGCCACGGCAGGCCCTGGCCTCGACCGAAGGTGGTGGACACGATCGATCTGCTGCTGGAAGCCCACCGCCGGCGCCACCGATTCACCCCGCATCCCCCGCCACCCCGCACGGGACTCGCCGACGCACGCGAGGCGCTGGGGCTGCCGCCGCACGACCACCACGATGCTCTGGCGGACGCCCTCGCCGCCGCCGAGCTCTTCCTTGCACTCCGCCTAACTATAAGAACTTGA
- a CDS encoding putative nucleotidyltransferase substrate binding domain-containing protein has translation MEPIAFLRSHPPFDVLDSAAVRRIEENLEIEFAPAGALVLRRGGARSEYLYVVRKGTVRLERDGQVVQVLEEGECFGFPSLIGATAPHVDAIASEESLLYRIPGPVFSWLMQAPAFAEYFLVDLSERLRRSASVQPLPVGAELGTPVSTLPTRPPLRIAPERTVGEAARRMRDSGTSSLIVDGEPPGILTDRDLRSRVLAEGRGPETRVAEVATRPMKTLEARATLLDALLFMLEHRVHHAPLVDGDTITGVITDTDLLRLQVKSPLHVFRHVDRLEVPADLPRFAVELKAMVETLSWGGLGAAQIGPVVSRVHDALASRLLRAAEAEAGPPPGPYAWIVFGSEGRMEQTLATDQDNALVFAGADGGGEAYFGALAERVVGWLEAASFPRCHGGFMATRWRKPLASWVATFRGWIETPEPRALLEALNFFDFRPVHGTLDLAPLHQLVLDAGREKVFLAHFARASLGLRPPLGAFRHIREDDGGVDLKKGGIVPIVSLARLYALEAGSASRPTLDRLEDAARAGTLSGEGAATLAEAFRFLLGLRLREQLRALRDGRRPSHRIPLESLSSLERSQLKDVFVAIRQIQEAAALRHSVERLA, from the coding sequence ATGGAGCCGATCGCGTTCCTCCGCTCCCACCCGCCGTTCGACGTCCTCGATTCCGCCGCGGTGCGGCGGATCGAGGAGAACCTCGAGATCGAGTTCGCGCCGGCCGGCGCGCTCGTGCTCCGTCGCGGCGGCGCGCGCAGCGAGTACCTCTACGTGGTGCGCAAGGGCACGGTGCGGCTCGAGCGCGACGGCCAGGTCGTGCAGGTGCTCGAGGAGGGGGAGTGCTTCGGCTTCCCCTCGCTCATCGGCGCCACGGCGCCCCACGTCGACGCGATCGCCTCGGAGGAATCGCTCCTCTACCGGATCCCCGGCCCCGTCTTCTCGTGGCTGATGCAGGCTCCGGCCTTCGCGGAGTACTTCCTCGTCGACCTCAGCGAGCGCCTGCGAAGGTCGGCGAGCGTCCAGCCCCTGCCGGTCGGGGCCGAGCTCGGAACGCCGGTGAGCACGCTGCCGACACGTCCGCCGCTGCGGATCGCGCCCGAGCGCACCGTGGGCGAGGCCGCGCGCCGGATGCGCGACTCCGGAACGAGCTCGCTCATCGTCGACGGCGAGCCCCCGGGCATCCTGACCGACCGCGACCTTCGCAGCCGCGTCCTCGCCGAGGGGCGCGGTCCGGAGACGCGCGTGGCGGAGGTGGCGACGCGCCCGATGAAAACGCTCGAGGCGCGCGCGACGCTGCTCGATGCGCTGCTGTTCATGCTCGAGCACCGGGTGCATCACGCGCCGCTCGTCGACGGCGACACGATCACCGGAGTGATCACCGACACCGATCTCCTGCGGCTCCAGGTCAAAAGCCCGCTCCACGTGTTCCGTCACGTGGATCGTCTCGAGGTCCCCGCCGACCTCCCGCGTTTCGCCGTCGAGCTGAAGGCGATGGTGGAGACCCTGTCGTGGGGAGGGCTCGGCGCGGCGCAGATCGGACCGGTCGTCTCCCGCGTGCACGACGCCCTGGCGTCGCGGCTGCTGCGCGCGGCGGAGGCGGAGGCGGGCCCGCCCCCCGGCCCGTACGCGTGGATCGTATTCGGGTCCGAAGGACGCATGGAGCAGACCCTCGCCACCGATCAGGACAACGCGCTGGTGTTCGCAGGAGCCGACGGAGGGGGCGAGGCGTACTTCGGCGCCCTCGCGGAGCGGGTCGTCGGCTGGCTCGAGGCCGCGTCGTTCCCCCGCTGCCACGGCGGGTTCATGGCCACGCGCTGGCGCAAGCCGCTCGCGAGCTGGGTCGCGACCTTCCGCGGGTGGATCGAGACACCCGAGCCGCGCGCCCTGCTCGAGGCCCTGAACTTCTTCGACTTCCGGCCGGTTCACGGCACGCTCGATCTCGCGCCGCTGCACCAGCTCGTGCTCGACGCCGGTCGGGAGAAGGTCTTCCTCGCGCACTTCGCCCGCGCCTCGCTCGGGCTGCGTCCGCCTCTCGGCGCGTTCCGCCACATCCGCGAGGACGACGGCGGCGTCGACCTCAAGAAGGGCGGCATCGTCCCGATCGTGAGCCTGGCGCGGCTCTACGCGCTCGAGGCGGGCTCGGCGTCGCGGCCCACCCTCGACCGGCTCGAGGACGCCGCACGCGCGGGCACGCTCAGCGGCGAAGGCGCGGCCACGCTCGCCGAAGCGTTCCGGTTCCTGCTGGGCCTGCGCCTCCGGGAGCAGCTGCGCGCGCTGCGCGACGGCCGGCGGCCGTCCCATCGCATTCCCCTCGAGAGCCTCTCCTCCCTCGAGCGCAGCCAGCTCAAGGACGTGTTCGTCGCCATCCGCCAGATCCAGGAGGCCGCCGCGCTGAGGCATTCGGTTGAGCGGCTGGCTTGA